The sequence below is a genomic window from Dyadobacter chenwenxiniae.
CTTCTGGACATTGAGCGGGCGCAGGTGTTGAAGGAGGAAGACAAAGCTCAGGATGTACATTACGCAAGGGTGAAGTCTTTTATGATGGATGTTTCAATCAGGAAGAGAATTGCTTTGCGGGGATGGCATAAGAAAAATACCAAGTATCGGGTAAGTGATGATTTTTTTGGATCGGTATTGAAGAGTAAAGGTATTGACCATGAAGGTTATGTATTCCTGTCAGCGGAGGAGAAGACGGTTTATAAGCAAGGCCTTTTTATAGCAGCGCCCCGATCAGAGTTTAATCTCAAAGGCCTTTCTCAGGATAGCAAGTTCGGATGGATGGATATAACCAAACGGGAAATCAAAGACCCGATTGTATTTGAATACTGCCGGGGTGGAATGGTTAGAGTAATTACCAAATGGGGATTAGAGGCGAGTGATGAAGCGTTGGTTAATCCAGTTGAGAACTAACACCCCCACCTCACACAGTATCATCCGGGGCGTGCACTCCCATAGCATAACGGGTGTTAATCGGGGTGCGATCCGAGCGGGTGGGGATTTAAACGCCGCGAGGCAAATGAGCAATGAATGGATTTGACATAATTAAAAACGCATTGAGCATTCTTGGTGAAAAAGAGCCCAACCGGTTGTTTATTGGTGCTGACGTGCGAACCGAATACCTGTTATTTTTTGAGGGCAACCCGCCTACAGAAAAACAAGAAGCCGAGTTAGAAATCATAGGCGTAACCTTCGTAGCGAAATATGAATGCTATGGTATTGAAAGGTTCTTTCTTTGGGATTTGGCACACGAGCAATGAAAACACTAAAAACTATATTGTTAAGTATAAGCGGCTTTTTTGAGGCTCGTGCTTGGTATTGGTATTACCAAGGCAAATTTGATAACATGAGCGACGAAAAGAAAGAGTCTTGGCAGATGTTCCTTTCCTACCACAAAAATACATGGAACCCATCTCGAAAGGCACTAATGAAGCTCATCGCAAAAAGAAACGGGCTTAAATTATGACCCTGCGCCGTCACCTTCACTTAATTGCCTGCGTCGGCTGGGAGAGGTGGGTTAGGATGAATTTAAAAATTAGGAAGAGATGAGGTTTAAAGAGGTGTCGATTTCCGCAATTCAGGAGGATTTAATGCAGTTCAGGATTTCAGACGGGCTTGTTTACATCCCTAACTCGGATTTCGTCAATGAGGAATATACAATTTCGGACATTGGTGAACATGAAGCGGAGGCATTTGAAAACCTATTTGAAGAATTAAAAAAAAGGCGCATTCCATTCTACTATTCAATATCGCTCAATGGTGATCTGTATTTTAGAGTTGAAAACATTCCGGGATTTTCTCTTGCGGACGAAATGAAGAAAAAACAGTTAAGGATACCATGAGCACCACCACCCCACGCACAAAAACACCTCCCCGCTGCAAGATCGCCTCTCAAAGGCTTATTATAGCGCAGGTGAGAAACGAGAATAGAACTTACAGGTGTATTTGGGATGGAAGTGGACAATTTGGAGGGATATAGATATGGAAATAACAATAGGCACTGACACCCCAGAAAACTTTATCAAGAATAAGCTGGCCATAACCGTGACAGTATGGAGAGGGGTTTATAAGAAAGGTTACAGGATGGTATTACCAAGCCCTAAGACGCCTATTGGAGTAAAGATTTTCCTTGGAAAGCTCACTTTGTATATTTGGTACATTCGCGTGCGCGAGGCATTAGGAATATGAAAAAGAAAGCCTTACACACGGTCACCTATAACGACGGACCAGCACTGCGCGGCTTATCAAAGATCGTCGCCAAGCTAGACAAAATGAACATTGCGTACTTCCAGTCAATCAAAGTAACAGAGTTTGACGATGGGAGTTTAAAGTATGTTTTAACGTTGGAAACGGAATAACCATGTGCCAAACAGTCATCATAGGAGAAAAGGAAATTGAAACGCCTCGCGAGTTCGAAGAACACTTTGGTTTTCGAGGTATACCGGCTCAATTTCACAGTAAGGTTGAACCGCACTGCTGCCTTTGTCAGATTGACATTGAGCAAACATTTTGGTTACATGATGTCAGTTTTGAATACAGTCCTACACATATGGAATATTACGTGAAGCCTGCATGCGTAGGTTGATTTTTTAATCCGAAACGGTAAATTTATGGATATGGAGAACGAAATAAACACCGCTGCGCTTGCTGTGTGCAAAAACATCTGCCAAATATTCAAAGCAGAAACAGGAGAATCAATATCTTTCAGTCCGCCCCATAAGTCCGAGCGGGCTAATGTTATTACACTCGAGTTTTATATTGAAGACTTATCCTTCGGGTGGGGGATAAAATTATCTATCGACTTTGTTCTTAAATGGGAGTATATCGCTATTGCAAGGAGTGCAGTGTATAAGCAAATCGTGGATGCGTATAAAAAGAAAATTTCGGCATGATCACAATACAGAATGGATTTATCCACATAGAGGAGAAGATTGATAAGTATGTCATTGATAAGTATTTCTCGGTGTCCAATATAAAGAGCATTTCACAACTTAAACCCGTAGATGACATTCAGCAGCCCACCATTATTGAATTCTTAAACAGCGATCAAGTGACAGTAGATGCAAACGCGAAAGATTTGGTGAACTACCTAATCATCAAAAACGAATCAGAGCCTTCGAATGAAAGATACTCTTCACCAGAAGATTTAAATAGAGCTATGAGGATACTAGAAACACGAGGCGTTAACGCGGCAAGAGTGTTTATGGGGTATCCTCCTATTTAAAACAAATCCTCATAATCATCTGCCGGAAGAAAAGCGACGACACACCTACAGTTCGCCACCTGGGAGATCGGCGCTGAGCTATCACCCGGACGCTCCATCATATACCCACCAACATTAAACTTCTCATTGGCTTTAATTGGACGCCTATTGCCAACCGCCCTATGAGTATCCCTGGTTTTATCATCCTTCGTGGCAATCCAAACCTTAACCAAATCCAATCCCGTCTCAACCGCCGACTGCTCAGCCGAAATATTAGTAATATGCGTAACCTCCGTCCTGACGATCATTTCAGCCCGTTCACGTATAAACGAACTCCCTGCATCCCTTCGCAGCTTAGCGATGATTTTTAAGGGAGATACGTAGATTTGTAATGATTCCTGAATGGACTTCACCACCCGCTTTTTTACGGTCTCTGTGACACTAGCAATACGCTGCGTGATATCTACGCTATTGACAATATTTTTAAGCCTGTTGAGCCATTGTTGATTGAAGAAACCTACGCTGAAATTCGTTTCTTCGAAGACGGGAGGCGTTACCGGTTTTGGTTTGGGTAAGATCCTACTTAACGGGTTGGGCCTGCGCTGGCGGTCATCTTCTTCCTTCTTGCGCTTAAACCTGCGCCTAACGTCTTCATCAGTCCACCGCTTATGTTTGAGGCCAACTTGATAGTAGATATCCTGGTAGGCTTGTCTGACGCCTTCCTCGTTGAAAATGAAGTCCATTTCAACAAGTGTTTGCTGAGCACCTACTTTATTGATCCGGTCGGCGACTTTCTGCATGTAAGACTGAAATGCTTTGATCAGGATATAGTACGCCAACCTCTCCATCTTAGCGTTTTGGGAGGCGTATTTTAGCCAATAGGTTTCGGGGTTGGTCATGGCTTAATTTCCTTTTCACCAATGAACCAGGCTTTGCCAAAATCATCTCTCCAATCCCTTCGAAACTCCTTATCAAATATTTCCATGTATTCGTTATAGCACTTGATTCGATGTTTACGCATGGCTTGATAAGCGCCTTTTTTTGTGTAATGTAGACTCACCGCGAAAGGAGCGGACTCAAATATGCAATCGTTGTAATAAAATATGTAAATCTTCCCACTCATTTCACCAAACATTTAACATAATCATGCACTATCTCCGCCATATCAGTGATATGTACAGCAGATAACGAAGGCTTACCGTAAATCAATTCCACGTTATCAATCGCCCACATTAAGGCGTGTTTATAGGTCATACGTTCGCCAATTTCATCCTTTGCCTCTTGGATCAACTTCTGACATTCGGTCGTGTCTAATTCTATTTTAAGTGTAGCTTCGCTCATCCCATATGCTGTTTAGTCAACCTCTCATACTCTGCCTTCCCAATCTTCCCTTCCTCAAAATCCAACCTACACTCCGCTAACGCTCGATAAAACGGCGTGTCATACTCACCCTTGCATAGGGCGTTAATTGCGTCCTGACGGGCTAGTTTTGAGACTGACGGGAATTTCTTAACGAGCCGCTTGCCTTGCTTTTCGGCTTGTCTGCGTTGTTGGCGGTTCATACAATCTCGTCGCAAGGAACATGTGAGGCCCATCCGTTATCATCTAACGCATATTCGGTAGCCATCCACCCTGTTTTGCAAAACGTTTTCAACCCTTTTCTATCATCCGTTTGAAACACCATTGTGCCGGGTTTCACATCGCGCATGGCTTTTCTTTCGTTCAGAGTAACCATTGGAATAGCTAGTGGCTCTTTTACGGTAACACTAATATTCCCGCTCCCAATTAGTCCCTGAGAAGGAGCACTTGCCTTCACCACAACCGGCGCGACAACAGCCCCACCTATCAATGTTTTGAAAAAGTCTCGTTTGTTCATAATGACTTAATATTTTAATCTGCATCTCTTGGATCTACACCCATAATTCGAATAATTTCTTTTATTTCTTCCTCACTGAATATGTGCTGCCCTTCATATATCTCTCCATCTTCATCAATGTACGGGCTGCTGCGCATATGGTTCTTTATCACGTAATAAGCGTCGCCTTCCTCTCTAACCATAGAGACAAACTTTTCGAGTAGTGTTTTATAATCCATACCTCCTGTTTAGTTTAAATACATCAACACAACTCCCGCCACTACCGCCACTACCGCGATAACGATTGCAACAGGTATCATCCATCCGGTTTCCGAAAATATCGGATGCGGCAACTCCCTTACATCTCTTCCTTCGGGAATCTTTGGCGCATCTTTGATAGCCTGCATTAGCTTTGCTTGTTGAGAAACATTAAGAATCATCTCCCCCGGCTCCATCTCCCTATCCTTCCACCCGCATTTACCGTAGTTGCCGACGGTGCATTTGGTGCACTTAGTGCATGATGCTACTTTATCCATTCTCTATAAACTTCAAACCCTTTTGTATTACAATTCATAAAAGAAATCAGCCTTTTAACGCCATTGTTAATCTTGGGCGAATAAAACAAAACTGACTTTGGAACCCACTTTTTCCAACTGCCGTAGTGCTTTAAATAACCAACTTCAATCCCTTCATCCACGACAATAGAATAAAAAGGGCTCTTGCTTTCTGTGATCCCCATGGTTACCAAGGCTGTTTATTGCGCAGATTTGCAGGGCTTTTAGCTATTTCCGCAAATTCTTCAATCAAATCATTCACGCATACAGTACGGCCATCTGGAAAGGAGATTTCAAATCTGGTGTTACCCTCTTTTAAAACACCTTTCTCTAATAAAAAATCAATAACGTCCTGTTCCATAAGTATCGATTTAGTTCCCCCAATTTACAACATAACATGCACATTATCAACCATTTTCATCCTCATTTTCAAACGGATTTCCGGGTCTGCCTTCGAAGGACTCGACGCCGATTTGTTCCAATAATTTGAACTTTGTGCTGATAAGCATTTTGTTGGCATTCTCGTCATTTCCTGCACCATAACCGAAGGCTTCAAGCCATTGGTTGGCCGTTAATCCCGGCACGCGCTCCATCCATGTTGCAAGCTCGTTTCGGTCTGGCTGCAACTCGTTAAAGTCATCCAGATTATACCCGATCACAAGTCCTTGTTTACCGTCTGGATCATACGAAGGGGTAAGCCATTGGTTGTATTTGTTGATCCGTTTTTCGTACTCAGGAAGCACCGCGTCGGTGATGGCAATCTTTCTATTAGTAGGCAGGTTTTCGTATGCGCTATGAGCACCCCAGCCAAACAATTCAGGCGGGATATGATAAGCCGCGCAAATGTCAATTTTAATGTCCTGCCTGGATTCAACAAGTCCAAGATCTTTTGGATTAAAACCCAGGTTAATACTACCCACTTCAACCGAACTGGTGATAATCCCGCCCGCGCTGGATTCTTTCAGCTGCTGATTGAATAGGTCCCGCATGGATTGCTTTTGCTCAATGGAACCCTCATTTGGATCCATTTGACCTTTGGGGAACACCATTGTCCTTACGCCTTTGTCAGCATAAATACTGGCCTCTGCTGTAATATTTTCTCTGTAAGAATCTACCAAGGGGCTTAATGCATGAAGCCTTGAAAGCCCTTTGTGATACTGACCAATTATTCTTCTAGTAGGATTGAAATTTCTTAAATGACATACGTTTCGCGCATCTATGTAAGTCCCAGGATTTGACTGAAGGTAGTATTTGGTTATTTCGTATCCGTTCATCACCCCGGCCACGTCCTGCGCCTGAGGGAGGTACATTTCCCTGATCTTGCCCGTGGTGCCATCTATACTGTCACGGGCACCGAAAATATATCCATCTCCGGTCAAATCAAGATAAGCAGTCAACCCGTATTCAAACTCGAAGCGGGTCATAAACGGATTAGGGTTATCAAGGACGTTCTGCATTTCATGCCCTGAAATCTCTTCCAATGCCTTAAATTGAATATCTCTTGCCCTTAGAAAGCTGTCTTTAGTTGGATTGGTTAGGAATGATTTGTATTGCCGGTAAGACTTTTCATCGCGCTTTTGGTATACCAATGGCCGAGCGGTTGCACACTTCTGACTTTTCCAGTCCTGCACGGTAAATACCACACCATTACCCAAAAAACCATTCTCAACAAAGTCATCTGTCGTTACCGTATTCCAAACGAATTGATTGACACCCATAAAGCGAAACTGCATTCTCAATGGCTGAGAAACGCCGACTACACTGGGCGCATTCTGCCGTTTCAACTTTATGTTCTTATTGTAAAAATCTCCTAAAAACCCCATCCCCTCAATCCGTTTACCACTGTTGCCAAACTTTCTTAACTCTTGATAGCTCTGGATAGGTTGCGTACCTTAAGCTATCTATTCCGTGATTCCAGGCATCTACTGGCGTTTTTGACTTTTTATCATGCCATACGTAGTTATTGAACTCCTTTATCAGGTTTATACTGCCTGGATCAATCACTATTTCAAAATCTTGCAAGGCAGCTATCCCCGCACTCACCGACCCTTGCCCTTTTATTGTCTCGCGTATATTGCACCCCGCGCGTCTCATTTCATCAATCAACCTCGGCTCTGCGCTATCAGCATAAATCAAGCTTTTACCAGCATATCGCTTGTTTTCCTCAATGATCATACTGGTTGTCAACCGGGGCTTATAAAGTAGCTCCTTGACGTATATTTTCTTTCTTGACTTATCAATGCTCGTTTGCACTAACGTAGTCGGGTCAACGCTGAAACCAAAATCTTGCCCGAAGACAGACGGCGTAGGCTCTTCAAACTGCCCTATGCTCCAATTGGTAAAGACAACGCCTTCGGCAACATCCAACCATCCACCTAAGACAACATGCTTATAATACTTCGCCTTTTTGACTATGCCGGCGTCGCAAATATCCTTTTCCTTCTGACTTAAACTTTCATAATACTCATAAGCAGCCCTTTTATCCTCAAAGTCCTCAAATATAGAATCAGGAATGAATTCTCTTTCGAGATCCAGGTATGTTGAGTGGATATAAAGCACATTGCCAACGATTCCATTGAATCCCTCCTGAACTCCTCTTGCTTCAAAGAACTCTGTATAAACCCAATGCTCTTTTGTAGCTGGGTTAAGGATAAGTATGCTAAGGTTTCGTACGTCAAGCGCTCGTATTGATTTTTTGATCTTGTCCCAGCCTTCGTAATTGGGCATCTCCTCGGCTTCTTCGAGGATAAACATTGAGAAATTCTTCAATGATTTCAATGCCGCCGTCTGATTTCCAGAGCTGGTTTTTATCCCTTTAAAGACAATCTTACTTCCATTATGACCAATAATCCGGTCCTTCTTGGTTTCAAATGCCGCATTACAATTCAGTATATCTATTTTCTCATTGAATTCTGGTATAATTGAGTCCTCTGCTGCCGTGAGTGTGTACCTGGTATAAAGTATCCTATGTTTAAAGTCCTTTGCTGATACGCATGAAAAAAGGCCACTTGCAAATGATTTCTGCGAATACCGACCCCCGGTTATGATCACCGTATCAACTTTTTGAAGCGGATCATCTTTTTTACATTTGTTCCACTGGAAAAGAGGCCGGTATTTTTTACTCAGAGCTACTTCCATTGCCGTCTTTGAATACAATCACGGTAGGGGATATTTTCTCGCCTGCTGATGTGTGATCAATCTCCTGTTTATCCCTCCACTTCTTAGGCTGACGGTTTTTGAGCCAGTTTAAAGCCGCTCCCGCATCCGGCGCAATTTCCCTTACAACCACCTTCTTTTTAAAAGGATCGACCGTTATTCCGTCGTCGTCAGCATCGCCTTCTGTAAGAAAGCCTTCGCCATCCTTGATGATTATTTTCTCATAAGTAACCTCTTCGTAGCGGTACCCTGTGGCCTTTTTATAGAAGCTGGCGGCCACTTCTGCGTCGGCAATATGTTTCCCCGCGTGGACTGCCTCCAGAAACTCTGGGTGATCAACTTTCCAGTTATTTAAAGTCGATCCCTGAACCTCAAAAAAAGCCGCTAATTCTCTGTCAGTAAACCCTAACAAACATAGCTTTTTGGCCTGTTCTGCAAACTCTGGTTTATATATCGGTGGTCTTCCCCCTGCCATCACTACCCTCGCGTCACCGCTGCTTTAATTAAAAACTCTTCCGGACTAATGCCCGTTATACTATACCCGGGCTTTTCTTCCTCTTCCCTCTCCCGCTCATACCTCAATTCCTCGGTTAACTCTTTCACCGCGAGAGTCAGCGCTTTGATTGCTTTTATCAGGTCCTTGTTGTCTAGCATTATTTAGCCCAATGTGTAGTGCCCATCATTCATTAACTAAAATGTACCTCTTGGTACCAATCAGAACATATTAACCCAGCAGATATAGATTCGCTCGCAACTCCAATAAGTTGAATTTTTGCGTCTTTGTACCATTCAGGATTATAAGGATTCTGAAAAGAGACTTCAGGATTTATTTTTATGGCCTCTTGTTCATTTTCAGCCGCAACAACCCATTTAACGAGTCCTGACCCTGATCTGTCATCAAAACTTTCATCTGTGATTAAGTAAATATTCATATCTCGATTTAGTTTACATCTTTATTACAAGCGCTTACCATGAAGCACCAACAAGCCTGATCCAACTATTAGTGGCCACACACCAATAAATTCCTGTGCTCGTAACCCGTATTTCTCCTAATGTCCCTGTATCGGTCGCAGAAGCAGGTGCGGTATTTAATGCCGATAACCGGTATTGCGTTGCCGTTGCGGTTCCAACGACTGATAAAGCCCCATTAGTGGCTCCTGTACCGTTCACTGTAAGTTTGTAATTAGTCTCGGCACTATTAACCCCTGCTGCTTGAATTAATATATTATTTGTCGTTGGCTGAACCCTAAAAATAATATTCGAACCGCCCGCTTCTAGAATATTAAAGCTCCCGGTGGCGTTCTTATAGATATTCGATAAATATGCAGAGAATCTGTTGGACTGGCTCCCTATACTGCGCGTCGCATCGCCGTCTGGAATAATATTTCCAGCAAGTGAGCTATTTACGAAGGGAAACCCGGTGAACGTGTTACTACCCCAGGCCATCGTCTTGTTTGTTAGGGTTGTTGAGCCGGATGGGCTTACCGCGGATCCAGTATTTAAAATGCCGATAATTTTAGTTTGCAAGTCTGTAAGACTAGTGCTTGTTGGAGTCGTAACCTGTATGTGGTTGGTAACTCTGCGAATAAGGCGGTATCCATTACTGATACGTAACTCGCCGCCAATTAAAGCGGTCTGAATTACATTTTTAGGAAAAGATCGCTTCCCGAAACTATCATTTATGATCACATGGTTAACAGAATCAACCACTTGAATTTGTGCTGCACAAAATCTGGAAACAAGTATTAAGATTATGAATACTAACTTATTCATGGGTTGAATTACTTTTTGACCTTAATAAAATCGATATAAAACTCTTCGCCAGCCTTTAAGTATTCTGCAAATGTAGACGATTCATCTATGTCAATATTTAGATTTCCAGCAGGCTGTAAGCTATTGATCTTCTTATTTTCTTCGCTTCCGTCCTGGGTGACCCCTGCATTGACCGTAATATACCCCTCTCTTTTTTCGATATGCGAAATCAGAAACTTTGCGCGCATTTTTGTCATATCTTCTTAGTTTTTAAGACATTAAACTTTCTATATAAGGACTTGCTACAACACCATGCCCAGAATTATTTAGGTGAAGCCCTAAATCAAATGGATCGTTGTTAGGATATACTAAT
It includes:
- a CDS encoding PBSX family phage terminase large subunit; the protein is MEVALSKKYRPLFQWNKCKKDDPLQKVDTVIITGGRYSQKSFASGLFSCVSAKDFKHRILYTRYTLTAAEDSIIPEFNEKIDILNCNAAFETKKDRIIGHNGSKIVFKGIKTSSGNQTAALKSLKNFSMFILEEAEEMPNYEGWDKIKKSIRALDVRNLSILILNPATKEHWVYTEFFEARGVQEGFNGIVGNVLYIHSTYLDLEREFIPDSIFEDFEDKRAAYEYYESLSQKEKDICDAGIVKKAKYYKHVVLGGWLDVAEGVVFTNWSIGQFEEPTPSVFGQDFGFSVDPTTLVQTSIDKSRKKIYVKELLYKPRLTTSMIIEENKRYAGKSLIYADSAEPRLIDEMRRAGCNIRETIKGQGSVSAGIAALQDFEIVIDPGSINLIKEFNNYVWHDKKSKTPVDAWNHGIDSLRYATYPELSRVKKVWQQW
- a CDS encoding phage portal protein, which encodes MGFLGDFYNKNIKLKRQNAPSVVGVSQPLRMQFRFMGVNQFVWNTVTTDDFVENGFLGNGVVFTVQDWKSQKCATARPLVYQKRDEKSYRQYKSFLTNPTKDSFLRARDIQFKALEEISGHEMQNVLDNPNPFMTRFEFEYGLTAYLDLTGDGYIFGARDSIDGTTGKIREMYLPQAQDVAGVMNGYEITKYYLQSNPGTYIDARNVCHLRNFNPTRRIIGQYHKGLSRLHALSPLVDSYRENITAEASIYADKGVRTMVFPKGQMDPNEGSIEQKQSMRDLFNQQLKESSAGGIITSSVEVGSINLGFNPKDLGLVESRQDIKIDICAAYHIPPELFGWGAHSAYENLPTNRKIAITDAVLPEYEKRINKYNQWLTPSYDPDGKQGLVIGYNLDDFNELQPDRNELATWMERVPGLTANQWLEAFGYGAGNDENANKMLISTKFKLLEQIGVESFEGRPGNPFENEDENG
- a CDS encoding phage minor head protein; translated protein: MTNPETYWLKYASQNAKMERLAYYILIKAFQSYMQKVADRINKVGAQQTLVEMDFIFNEEGVRQAYQDIYYQVGLKHKRWTDEDVRRRFKRKKEEDDRQRRPNPLSRILPKPKPVTPPVFEETNFSVGFFNQQWLNRLKNIVNSVDITQRIASVTETVKKRVVKSIQESLQIYVSPLKIIAKLRRDAGSSFIRERAEMIVRTEVTHITNISAEQSAVETGLDLVKVWIATKDDKTRDTHRAVGNRRPIKANEKFNVGGYMMERPGDSSAPISQVANCRCVVAFLPADDYEDLF